A single genomic interval of Pochonia chlamydosporia 170 chromosome 7, whole genome shotgun sequence harbors:
- a CDS encoding MFS transporter (similar to Neosartorya fischeri NRRL 181 XP_001259368.1) produces the protein MDISQTTQGDINEKQPSAAAESSSSVDNASTSHGEPEIVLSKDGFKLFPQPVLGDDLDPLNWSFFQKHVILSIIMAIYFMFTFITTTTVPSFPDLQEKYSASLEQINWTVAIPALGLAVGPLLWASVADIIGRRPILIFGTVMALASTVGAALAPNYSGYMAARFFQGLGVSPASNVGLAVINDLFFEHERGQKVGLWVLAIDLGLLFGPLIGGLVNLAGYAWIQWLSAILFGVILLAEIFFLPETLYPRRLMLSASQGTNEIQPSAEKFAGEHSSIDNTHVPKTKGLSFLNVKPVPGVQHPKVYDTVVRFIKTFKYTVVPISIMTYCFGWYWWVLSVVTLVPVAYETYSPQIQGLLYLGLIVGTLISEVCCSGSLSDLIVIKLAKRNDNQKTPEMRLWLAYPAALLTAVGLIVWGVSVDRNYHWMVGQVAFAIFGAGIQMGNTAVCSYVVDAYPMQSMATMTFYAVMLNLSAFVDPFFIVPWVETVGFTWTFAGHAIITLFFCVPVLALLHRYGRRLSEKSGSPTWVNPEFE, from the exons AGCAGCcttcagctgctgcagaGTCCAGCAGCTCAGTCGACAATGCATCAACAAGCCATGGAGAACCGGAGATAGTCCTAAGCAAAGACGGCTTCAAACTGTTTCCCCAGCCAGTTCTCGGCGATGATCTCGACCCTTTGAATTGGTCATTCTTTCAGAAACATGTAATTTTGTCCATTATTATGGCAAT CTACTTCATGTTCACCttcatcacaaccaccaccgtACCCTCATTCCCCGACTTGCAAGAAAAATACTCAGCCAGTTTAGAACAAATCAACTGGACCGTCGCCATTCCTGCTCTTGGTCTAGCCGTCGGCCCCCTGCTGTGGGCTTCCGTGGCAGATATCATCGGACGTCGCCCTATTCTCATTTTCGGCACCGTCATGGCACTAGCTTCTACGGTAGGTGCTGCTCTTGCACCGAACTACTCTGGATACATGGCCGCACGCTTCTTCCAGGGACTCGGTGTTAGTCCTGCCTCAAACGTCGGCCTGGCTGTCATCAACGACCTCTTTTTTGAACACGAGCGTGGTCAAAAGGTGGGACTCTGGGTGCTGGCAATTGATTTGGGTCTCCTCTTTGGACCTTTGATAGGCGGCCTGGTTAATCTTGCTGGTTACGCTTGGATTCAATGGCTTTCTGCTAttctctttggcgtcattCTACTTGCCGAAATATTCTTTCTGCCCGAGACTTTGTATCCGAGACGTCTCATGCTATCAGCGTCGCAGGGGACAAACGAAATACAACCTAGTGCAGAAAAGTTTGCTGGAGAGCATTCTTCCATTGACAACACTCACGTGCCAAAGACAAAGGGTCTATCGTTTCTAAACGTCAAGCCGGTCCCTGGAGTTCAACATCCTAAGGTGTATGATACAGTGGTTAGGTTCATCAAGACATTCAAGTACACTGTGGTTCCTATCTCCATCATGACATATTGCTTTGGCTGGTATTGGTGGGTATTATCCGTGGTTACTTTGGTCCCAGTAGCGTACGAGACGTACTCTCCTCAGATTCAGGG CCTACTTTATTTGGGTCTCATCGTAGGCACGCTCATCTCCGAAGTTTGTTGCTCCGGAAGCCTCAGCGACCTGATTGTGATCAAGCTGGCCAAGCGCAATGACAATCAGAAGACACCAGAAATGCGCCTCTGGCTTGCATATCCAGCCGCTCTTCTCACTGCTGTTGGACTGATCGTTTGGGGAGTCAGCGTTGACCGCAACTACCACTGGATGGTGGGTCAAGTTGCTTTTGCTATTT TTGGCGCCGGGATCCAAATGGGAAATACTGCCGTCTGCTCCTATGTTGTCGATGCGTATCCCATGCAAAGCATGGCCACTATGACTTTCTACGCGGTGATGCTAAACTTATCTGCGTTTGTTGATCCGTTCTTCATTGTCCCGTGGGTGGAGACTGTTGGATTTACCTGGACGTTTGCTGGACATGCCATTATCACGCTGTTCTTTTGCGTTCCGGTTTTGGCTTTGCTTCATAGATATGGGAGACGGTTATCTGAGAAGTCTGGTTCCCCAACTTGGGTTAACCCTGAGTTTGAATAG